AATGCCCCCGCTCTTCGGCCCAAGGACGTCATCGCGGGTGCGATCAAGAAGCAGGGCAATACTCAGGTCGAAAGCGGGGATCGAATTACCCTGTTGCGTGACGCGAACAATGACGGCCAGCCGGAGGTTCGAACTGTCTTCATCGACAACCTTGATGCGCCGTATGGCCTGGCCTTTGTCGAGGGTACCCTCTACGTCGCGACCCAGGATGCTCTGCTCAGCTTTCCCTATCAGGCGGGCCAGACCCGGATCACCGCCCCGGCGACGGAGGTCACCAAGCTGCCGTCGCAGATCAATCACCACTGGACCAAATCCCTGACGGCGAGTGCGGATGGGCAGACGCTCTATGTGGGTATCGGGTCAAACAGCAATGTCGGCGAGCGCGGCATGGCGGTGGAAGAAGAGCGAGCTGTCGTCTGGGCAATCGATCGTGTGACGGGTGCGCGCCGGACCGTGGCAACGGGCATTCGCAACCCCACGGCCTTGGCCATCGAGCCCCAGACCAGCGCCCTGTGGGCCGTGGTCAACGAGCGTGATGAGATCGGCCCGCAACTGGTACCCGATTATCTGACGTCCGTTCGCGAAGGGGCCTTCTACGGATGGCCCTACAGCTACTGGGGCAAGAACGTGGATCCGCGCGTTCGGCCGCAACGCCCGGACCTGGTGGCGACAGCGGTCGCACCGGACTATGCCCTGGGGTCCCACGTCGCGGCGCTGGGCCTGTCGTTCGCAACGAACGGTGGCTTTGGCGGGACCTTCGCTCAGGGAGCGTTTATTGGCGAGCATGGCAGCTGGAACCGCCAGGACCTGTCAGGGTACAAGGTGGTTTGGGTGCCGTTTGCCAATGGTCGCCCCAGCGGACCGCCAGTCGACTTCCTGTCAGGCTTTCTGACCAAGAATGGCCAGGCGCGTGGACGCCCGGTGGGAGTGATCTTCGACCCCGTTAGGCGGATTCTGCTCGTCGCCGATGACCTGTCCAATACGGTCTGGCGGGTCGCCCCTCGGGCCCCTCGGTCATGACGGCTGGCAGCAGGTTCGGCCTGATTCCGAGCGTGCTGATCGGTGCCGTCGCCAGCGCGCGTTCGATGACGCCTATGGCCGCGCTGGCTGCTGCTCACGCCCTGGGTCGAAGATTGCCGGGGCGATTGTTCCTTTTGCACCGGCCACTCTTCACGCTCGGAGCCCTCGCGATGGGGCCTGGAGAGCTGTTGGGCGACAAGATGAAGTCTGCGCCCGATCGCACGGTGTTTCTCGGCCTGCTGGCGCGTGTAATGAGCGCCGGCATCGCCGGGGCGGCCCTGGCACCGCGTGGTCGCGCACCGCAAGGCGCTGCGGCTGCTATTTTGACGGCCGTCCCGTTGGCCTATCTGACGCTTGCCGCTCGGAAACGGGCCATGAGACAAATTGGCCAGACGCGAAGTGGCCTGATTGAAGATCTGGTCGTAGCCGCAGCCGGACTTGCGATCGTAGCCACGCAATCCAGAAGGTGACGCATCGGTCTGACGCGACCATGCGCTGGTTGGCTAAAAAAACGGCCTCGCCCGAAGGTGAGGCCGTTTTGTATCAGCTTACTCGGAGCTGATTGGCGTTGTACGGCCGGCTCCGGGACCAGCACCCAGATCGGCACCGGTAACGGGATCTGCCGTCGGATCGGAACGGGTGCGGGC
The genomic region above belongs to Brevundimonas vitisensis and contains:
- a CDS encoding PQQ-dependent sugar dehydrogenase produces the protein MIRSLMGATALALTLVACGQSDPGLNQTGANPDLPGVRETLVPPMKIASPTGWNGATPTAPAGFTVTAMATDFRIPRQMLILPNGDILVAEGRGGNAPALRPKDVIAGAIKKQGNTQVESGDRITLLRDANNDGQPEVRTVFIDNLDAPYGLAFVEGTLYVATQDALLSFPYQAGQTRITAPATEVTKLPSQINHHWTKSLTASADGQTLYVGIGSNSNVGERGMAVEEERAVVWAIDRVTGARRTVATGIRNPTALAIEPQTSALWAVVNERDEIGPQLVPDYLTSVREGAFYGWPYSYWGKNVDPRVRPQRPDLVATAVAPDYALGSHVAALGLSFATNGGFGGTFAQGAFIGEHGSWNRQDLSGYKVVWVPFANGRPSGPPVDFLSGFLTKNGQARGRPVGVIFDPVRRILLVADDLSNTVWRVAPRAPRS